A stretch of the Sulfurimonas sp. HSL-1656 genome encodes the following:
- the carB gene encoding carbamoyl-phosphate synthase large subunit translates to MPKRDDIKTILLIGSGPIVIGQACEFDYSGTQAVKTLKELGYRVVLINSNPATIMTDPEFADRTYIEPIKEEIIAQIIEKENVDAILPTMGGQTALNAAMSMYEKGMLEGIEFLGANPDAIKKGEDRQAFKEAMIKLGMDLPHSRYAYNMEEALAAAEEIGFPIIIRASFTLAGGGSGVAYNIDEYKLLAQRGLDESPITEILVEESLLGWKEYEMEVIRDRADNCIIVCSIENFDPMGVHTGDSITIAPALTLTDKEYQRMRDASFEILREIGVDTGGSNVQFSVDPKTGRMIVIEMNPRVSRSSALASKATGYPIAKVATLLAVGFTLDEITNDITGTPASFEPVIDYIVTKTPRFTFEKFPEAESTLTTGMKSVGEAMAVGRTFKESMQKALCSLETGLCGFDEMKGDMDHIRHEIRRPNAERMLYVAEGFRRGMSVEEIFELSKIDPWFLYQIEEIVAEEQTVDLDILNDAVRLRRAKANGFSDKKIAQLIVKQGAGDIRESDVYNARKRMGIHLEYNEVDTCAAEFEALTPYLYSTTNITTLPEQPSRASDKKKVMILGGGPNRIGQGIEFDYCCVHAAFALEEMGIETIMYNCNPETVSTDYDTSDVLYFEPIDLEHVREVIEYEKPNGIIVHFGGQTPLKLANPLTAIGAQIAGTPAKVIDLAEDREKFSDFVTKHNLKQPDNGIAKTKEEAISVASQLGYPVLVRPSFVLGGRAMRIVYKEEELRQYMDEAVSVSNDAPVLVDKFLDQAVELDVDAICDGSEVYIGSVMQHIEEAGIHSGDSACSLPPVNLSDALREQVEQQTKTIALGLGVIGLLNIQYAIYQNEVYLIEVNPRASRTVPFVSKATGMPLAKVATRVMMGDTLRNALAFYDHYDIVIEENGLLKPRLRDHIALKEAVFPFNKLYGADLVLSPEMKSTGEVMGISSSFGVSFAKSQMAAGNRIPTSGTCFLSFIEMDKPAGVEIARGLHEHGFKLVATRGTQKVIEAAGIPCEPVLKISEGRPNIEDMMKNGDITMAINTSDNNTSKKDATVIRQIVLRMNIPYFTTLSAARAAIDALGHMKDDAWTAPQALQDYLA, encoded by the coding sequence ATGCCAAAACGCGATGATATTAAAACGATTCTGCTCATCGGCTCCGGCCCGATCGTCATCGGTCAGGCCTGTGAATTCGACTACTCCGGCACCCAGGCGGTCAAAACGCTCAAAGAGCTCGGCTACCGTGTCGTCCTGATCAACTCCAACCCTGCGACGATCATGACGGACCCGGAGTTTGCGGACCGCACCTACATCGAGCCGATCAAAGAAGAGATCATCGCCCAGATCATCGAAAAAGAGAACGTCGACGCCATCCTGCCGACCATGGGCGGGCAGACGGCCCTCAATGCCGCCATGAGCATGTACGAAAAAGGGATGCTCGAAGGCATCGAGTTCCTCGGCGCCAACCCCGATGCGATCAAGAAGGGCGAAGACCGCCAGGCCTTCAAGGAAGCGATGATCAAGCTCGGCATGGACCTGCCGCATTCGCGCTACGCCTACAACATGGAAGAAGCCCTCGCCGCCGCCGAAGAGATCGGCTTCCCTATTATCATCCGCGCCTCCTTCACCCTCGCCGGCGGCGGTTCGGGTGTTGCCTACAACATCGACGAGTACAAGCTGCTTGCGCAGCGCGGCCTGGATGAGAGCCCGATCACGGAGATCCTCGTCGAAGAGTCCCTGCTGGGCTGGAAAGAGTACGAGATGGAAGTCATCCGCGACCGCGCGGACAACTGCATCATCGTCTGTTCCATCGAGAACTTCGACCCGATGGGCGTCCATACCGGCGACTCCATCACGATCGCCCCGGCCCTGACGCTGACCGACAAAGAGTACCAGCGCATGCGCGACGCCTCTTTCGAGATTCTGCGCGAGATCGGCGTCGACACCGGCGGTTCCAACGTCCAGTTCTCCGTCGACCCGAAAACGGGCCGTATGATCGTCATCGAGATGAACCCGCGCGTCTCGCGCTCCTCGGCGCTCGCTTCCAAAGCGACGGGCTACCCTATCGCCAAGGTCGCGACCCTGCTTGCCGTCGGCTTCACCCTCGATGAGATCACCAACGATATCACCGGCACCCCGGCCTCGTTCGAACCGGTCATCGACTACATCGTCACCAAGACGCCGCGCTTCACCTTCGAGAAGTTCCCCGAAGCCGAAAGCACCCTGACGACGGGGATGAAATCCGTCGGCGAAGCGATGGCCGTCGGCCGGACCTTTAAAGAGTCCATGCAGAAAGCGCTCTGTTCGCTGGAAACGGGGCTCTGCGGTTTTGATGAGATGAAAGGCGACATGGACCACATCCGCCACGAGATCCGCCGTCCCAACGCCGAGCGGATGCTCTACGTCGCCGAAGGTTTCCGCCGCGGCATGAGCGTGGAAGAGATCTTCGAACTCTCCAAAATCGATCCGTGGTTCCTCTACCAGATCGAAGAGATCGTCGCCGAGGAGCAGACGGTCGACCTCGATATCCTCAACGACGCCGTCCGCCTGCGCAGAGCGAAAGCCAACGGCTTCAGCGACAAGAAGATCGCGCAGCTCATCGTCAAGCAGGGCGCAGGTGACATCCGTGAAAGTGACGTCTACAATGCGCGCAAACGCATGGGCATCCATCTCGAGTACAACGAAGTCGATACCTGTGCCGCCGAGTTCGAGGCGCTGACGCCTTACCTCTACTCCACGACGAACATCACGACCCTTCCGGAGCAGCCTTCACGCGCTTCGGACAAGAAAAAGGTGATGATTCTCGGCGGCGGGCCGAACCGCATCGGCCAGGGGATCGAGTTCGACTACTGCTGTGTCCATGCCGCGTTCGCCCTTGAAGAGATGGGCATCGAGACGATCATGTACAACTGTAACCCCGAAACCGTCTCCACCGACTACGACACCTCCGACGTGCTCTACTTCGAACCGATCGACCTCGAGCACGTCCGCGAAGTCATCGAGTACGAGAAACCCAACGGGATCATCGTCCACTTCGGCGGCCAGACGCCGCTGAAACTCGCCAACCCGCTCACCGCCATCGGGGCGCAGATCGCGGGGACACCGGCGAAGGTGATCGACCTTGCCGAAGACCGCGAGAAGTTCTCCGACTTCGTCACCAAGCATAACCTCAAGCAGCCGGACAACGGGATCGCCAAAACGAAAGAGGAGGCGATCAGTGTTGCTTCGCAGCTGGGCTACCCTGTTCTCGTGCGCCCCTCCTTCGTCCTCGGCGGCCGCGCAATGCGTATCGTCTACAAAGAGGAGGAGCTGCGCCAGTACATGGACGAAGCGGTCTCCGTTTCCAACGACGCGCCGGTCCTCGTCGACAAGTTCCTTGACCAGGCGGTCGAGCTTGACGTCGATGCCATCTGCGACGGCAGCGAGGTCTATATCGGCTCGGTCATGCAGCACATCGAAGAGGCCGGTATCCACTCCGGCGACTCCGCCTGTTCCCTGCCGCCGGTCAACCTCAGCGACGCCCTGCGCGAACAGGTCGAACAGCAGACGAAGACGATCGCCCTGGGCCTCGGCGTCATCGGCCTGCTGAACATCCAGTACGCCATCTACCAGAACGAGGTCTACCTCATCGAGGTCAACCCGCGTGCATCGCGTACCGTCCCGTTCGTCTCCAAGGCGACGGGCATGCCGCTGGCGAAAGTCGCGACCCGCGTCATGATGGGCGACACCCTGCGCAATGCGCTGGCCTTCTACGACCACTACGACATCGTCATCGAAGAAAACGGCCTGCTCAAACCGCGCCTGCGTGACCATATCGCCCTCAAAGAGGCGGTCTTCCCGTTCAACAAACTCTACGGTGCCGACCTGGTCCTGAGCCCGGAGATGAAATCGACCGGCGAGGTCATGGGGATCAGCTCCAGCTTCGGCGTCAGCTTCGCCAAGTCGCAGATGGCGGCGGGCAACCGCATCCCGACGTCGGGCACCTGCTTCCTCTCCTTCATCGAGATGGACAAACCCGCCGGCGTCGAGATCGCCCGCGGCCTGCATGAGCACGGCTTCAAGCTTGTCGCGACCCGCGGTACCCAGAAGGTGATCGAAGCGGCCGGCATTCCGTGCGAACCGGTCCTCAAGATCTCCGAGGGTCGCCCGAACATCGAAGACATGATGAAAAACGGCGACATCACGATGGCGATCAACACGTCCGACAACAATACGTCGAAAAAAGACGCCACCGTTATCCGCCAGATCGTCCTGCGGATGAACATCCCCTACTTCACGACGCTCAGCGCCGCCCGCGCCGCGATCGATGCGCTCGGTCACATGAAGGACGACGCTTGGACCGCCCCGCAAGCCCTTCAAGACTACCTGGCCTGA
- a CDS encoding glutathionylspermidine synthase family protein gives MVRLDTVSALPNDTLEQLGFTWHTDSDGTHYVADELVLVSDAEAEAYYEAANTLYDMYVQAAEYVIENELFFDLGIPFNLVEPIKKSWENDVHWHVYGRFDLAGGIDGAPIKLIEFNADTPTGLYESAVLQWALLKHNGLDEARQFNNIYEALLQNFRRLITLFDDPDDFEKFYDGWKILFSSVEGNDEEEVTTKLLRQIATDAGFATGFEFLQNVRFDDEGIFDASDTPYEYWFKLYPWEDIATDEPELAVLLGNIMQHQKAIILNPAYTLLFQSKGMMKILCDLFPDSPYLLQTSFEPLEGTKQVEKRMFGREGANTKIIGSDGSVLHATEGPYGNYRPVYQAYAEFPQDRDGNRYQAGVFFAYEACGLGFRRGGEILDNMSKFVGHVLS, from the coding sequence ATGGTCCGACTCGATACCGTTTCGGCCCTGCCGAACGACACCCTCGAACAGCTCGGTTTTACCTGGCACACCGACAGTGACGGTACGCACTATGTCGCCGACGAACTGGTGCTTGTCAGCGACGCCGAAGCCGAAGCGTACTACGAAGCGGCCAACACCCTCTACGACATGTATGTCCAGGCGGCCGAATATGTCATCGAGAACGAGCTCTTTTTCGACCTCGGCATCCCCTTCAACCTGGTCGAGCCGATCAAGAAGAGCTGGGAAAATGACGTGCACTGGCACGTCTACGGCCGCTTCGACCTTGCCGGCGGGATCGACGGGGCGCCGATCAAGCTGATCGAGTTCAACGCCGACACGCCGACGGGGCTTTACGAAAGTGCCGTGCTGCAGTGGGCGCTGCTCAAGCATAACGGTCTGGATGAGGCGCGCCAGTTCAACAACATCTACGAAGCTTTACTCCAAAACTTCCGACGCCTTATCACCCTCTTTGACGATCCGGACGATTTCGAGAAGTTCTACGACGGCTGGAAGATCCTTTTCAGCAGCGTCGAGGGGAATGACGAGGAGGAGGTGACGACGAAGCTCCTGCGCCAGATCGCGACCGACGCGGGCTTCGCGACGGGCTTCGAGTTCCTTCAGAACGTCCGCTTCGATGACGAGGGGATATTTGATGCTTCCGATACCCCCTACGAATACTGGTTCAAGCTCTACCCCTGGGAGGACATCGCCACCGACGAACCGGAACTTGCGGTCCTGCTGGGCAATATCATGCAGCACCAGAAAGCGATCATCCTCAACCCGGCCTATACCCTGCTTTTCCAGTCCAAGGGGATGATGAAGATCCTCTGCGACCTCTTCCCCGACTCCCCCTACCTGCTTCAAACCTCCTTCGAACCGCTCGAGGGCACGAAACAGGTTGAAAAGCGGATGTTCGGCCGCGAAGGGGCCAATACAAAGATTATCGGCAGTGACGGCAGCGTCCTGCACGCAACGGAGGGACCCTACGGAAACTACCGCCCGGTCTACCAGGCGTATGCCGAATTCCCGCAGGACCGCGACGGCAACCGCTACCAGGCCGGGGTCTTCTTCGCCTACGAAGCGTGCGGTCTCGGTTTCCGCCGCGGCGGGGAGATCCTGGACAATATGAGCAAATTTGTAGGGCATGTGCTTTCGTAG
- a CDS encoding copper chaperone PCu(A)C, producing the protein MTLLHRVLITTLFFVAGLSAQSVEVSGIYVREVPPNLPNSAAFMELKNLTDKPVALISAASAAANTVELHEHVNVDGMMQMRQIPKIDIPAAGTTMLQPGGLHVMLIGLTQKLKAGENVTITLNFSDGESITLEAPVKKVAGMMMQQKMKCGSGKCGK; encoded by the coding sequence ATGACCCTTTTGCATCGCGTACTGATCACAACCCTTTTCTTTGTCGCCGGCCTCTCCGCCCAATCCGTTGAAGTCTCCGGCATCTATGTCCGCGAAGTACCGCCGAACCTGCCCAACAGTGCCGCGTTCATGGAACTGAAGAACCTGACGGACAAACCTGTCGCCCTTATCAGTGCCGCTTCCGCAGCCGCCAATACAGTCGAACTGCACGAACACGTGAATGTCGACGGTATGATGCAGATGCGCCAGATCCCGAAGATCGACATTCCGGCCGCCGGGACGACAATGCTTCAGCCGGGTGGCCTGCATGTCATGCTCATCGGGCTGACACAGAAGCTCAAAGCGGGAGAAAACGTCACGATCACGCTGAACTTCTCCGACGGCGAGAGTATTACGCTTGAGGCCCCGGTCAAAAAAGTGGCCGGTATGATGATGCAGCAGAAGATGAAATGCGGCAGCGGCAAATGCGGAAAGTAA
- a CDS encoding SCO family protein: MVQRLILILFPLLLAVGAYFYVIPTVERKHYDFTLQSADGPVSLSDFRGKKAVAIYFGYTYCPDICPTTFSNLTGAMKLLPPEAADAMQVIFVSVDTDRDTPQSLKEYVEYFYPTYLGVTGTKAQIDEVVSRYEGTEYTIIKGGSKAMGYTVGHTSYVYFFDKQGNFSSRLNHSIDPRETLTHMEKALGLSH; the protein is encoded by the coding sequence ATGGTCCAACGTCTGATCCTGATTCTTTTTCCCCTGTTGCTGGCCGTGGGTGCCTACTTCTATGTCATTCCCACCGTGGAACGCAAACATTACGACTTCACGCTTCAGAGTGCCGACGGTCCGGTCAGCCTCAGCGACTTCCGGGGTAAAAAGGCCGTCGCTATCTATTTCGGCTACACCTACTGTCCCGATATCTGCCCGACGACCTTCTCCAACCTGACGGGGGCCATGAAACTGCTGCCGCCCGAAGCGGCTGATGCAATGCAGGTGATCTTTGTCAGCGTCGACACCGACCGCGATACGCCGCAGAGTCTCAAAGAGTATGTCGAATACTTCTACCCTACCTACCTCGGCGTGACCGGGACGAAAGCGCAGATCGACGAAGTCGTCTCACGTTACGAGGGGACCGAATACACGATTATCAAAGGGGGGAGCAAGGCGATGGGCTACACCGTCGGCCACACCTCCTACGTCTACTTTTTTGACAAACAGGGGAACTTCAGCTCCCGCCTGAACCACAGCATCGATCCCCGCGAAACGCTGACGCATATGGAAAAGGCTCTAGGGCTCTCCCATTAA
- a CDS encoding AI-2E family transporter translates to MEQTNRFGNVFIILAAVVIVFAGVKAASAIIIPFLLSLFIAIILMPLLHFLMARKIPMALAMLMLIGVLLLFFVLFGVIVGHATNDFIGNLPGYEADLRSRLGGVAGWLTEQGMALPEKNLQTLLDPGAVFTYMTGALKGFGSILTNGFVILLTTVFMLLEGVAYRNKIAFIYRRNHSEGEKHLNEILAKINHYMALKALISAGTGFLVYLLLLLFGLDYPVLWGVVAFLLNFIPNIGSIMAAVPAVLLALIQLDAASAFWIAAGYVVINVLVGSVIEPKVMGRGLDLSTLVVFLSLIFWGWLLGPVGMLLSIPLTIMVKIVFDSEESTRWIAVLLGTGGNGQTEEA, encoded by the coding sequence ATGGAGCAGACCAACCGTTTCGGGAACGTCTTTATCATCCTTGCAGCCGTCGTCATCGTCTTCGCCGGTGTCAAGGCGGCATCGGCGATCATTATCCCTTTTCTTCTTTCGCTCTTCATCGCGATCATCCTCATGCCGTTACTGCACTTTCTGATGGCACGTAAGATCCCGATGGCGCTGGCGATGCTGATGCTTATCGGCGTGCTGCTCCTCTTCTTTGTTCTTTTCGGCGTCATCGTCGGCCATGCCACGAATGATTTCATCGGTAACCTTCCCGGCTATGAAGCCGACCTGAGAAGCCGTCTCGGCGGTGTCGCGGGCTGGTTGACGGAGCAGGGGATGGCGCTGCCGGAAAAGAACCTGCAGACGCTGCTCGATCCCGGTGCCGTCTTTACCTATATGACCGGGGCGCTCAAGGGGTTCGGATCGATCCTGACGAACGGGTTCGTCATTTTGCTGACGACCGTATTCATGCTGCTCGAGGGCGTCGCCTACCGCAACAAGATCGCCTTTATCTACCGCCGGAACCACTCCGAAGGGGAGAAGCATCTCAACGAGATCCTCGCAAAGATAAACCACTACATGGCGCTTAAAGCGCTGATCAGCGCTGGAACGGGCTTTCTTGTTTATCTCCTGCTGCTGCTCTTCGGGCTGGATTATCCCGTCTTGTGGGGTGTCGTGGCATTCCTGCTCAATTTTATTCCCAATATCGGCTCCATCATGGCCGCCGTACCAGCCGTGCTGCTGGCGCTGATCCAGCTGGATGCAGCATCGGCGTTCTGGATCGCGGCCGGGTACGTCGTGATCAATGTGCTGGTAGGATCGGTCATCGAACCGAAGGTGATGGGACGGGGGCTTGATCTCTCGACGCTTGTCGTATTCCTGTCGTTGATCTTCTGGGGGTGGCTGCTGGGGCCGGTTGGTATGCTGCTCTCTATTCCGCTCACGATCATGGTCAAGATTGTGTTTGATTCGGAAGAGTCGACAAGGTGGATCGCCGTGCTGCTCGGCACGGGCGGAAACGGTCAGACGGAGGAAGCGTAA
- a CDS encoding ABC transporter permease, which yields MHDFPRKTLFLLALIIVVTFLGGFLYTADPYLLHRDAILAAPSLAHPFGTDRLGRDLLARILEGGRISLVIGVGSALIGTFLGFILGAIAGYARGVVDKGFVIVVDLFLTFPTFFLLLALVSYVNASALVLILIISVTGWMTTARLVRSESFAVTSQPFIKILGIAGVSRAKILLKYYAPLLAPIFFVSFTFGVGGAILSESGLSFLGLGIVAPQMSWGTILSNGKEVIDIAWWVSFFPGLMIFLVTLCLMNLANYLQQRTNKKKIQSGA from the coding sequence ATGCATGATTTTCCGCGTAAAACGCTTTTCTTACTGGCGCTGATCATTGTGGTGACCTTTCTGGGCGGTTTCCTCTATACGGCTGATCCCTATCTGCTGCACCGCGATGCTATCCTCGCTGCCCCTTCACTGGCCCACCCATTCGGGACCGACCGTCTCGGGCGGGATCTACTGGCCCGGATCCTTGAAGGGGGGAGGATCTCTCTTGTCATCGGTGTGGGAAGTGCATTGATCGGGACCTTCCTCGGTTTCATACTCGGGGCGATCGCAGGATATGCCAGGGGCGTCGTCGACAAAGGTTTCGTCATCGTGGTGGACCTTTTCCTGACCTTCCCGACCTTTTTCCTGCTGCTGGCCCTGGTGAGCTACGTCAACGCCTCGGCGCTGGTGCTGATCCTCATCATCTCCGTCACGGGCTGGATGACGACGGCGAGGCTGGTGCGTTCGGAAAGTTTCGCCGTGACGTCGCAGCCCTTCATCAAGATCCTCGGTATCGCCGGGGTATCGCGGGCGAAGATACTGCTCAAATATTACGCGCCGCTGCTGGCCCCGATCTTCTTCGTCAGTTTCACCTTCGGCGTCGGCGGGGCGATCCTCTCCGAGTCAGGGCTGAGCTTCCTCGGCCTGGGGATCGTGGCACCGCAGATGAGCTGGGGGACGATTCTGAGTAACGGTAAGGAGGTGATCGACATCGCCTGGTGGGTCAGTTTCTTTCCGGGTCTGATGATCTTCCTGGTCACGCTCTGTCTGATGAACCTCGCCAACTATCTGCAGCAGCGGACCAACAAGAAAAAAATCCAGTCAGGAGCCTAG
- the ung gene encoding uracil-DNA glycosylase codes for MQIDPKIDSSWKAVLSSEFEQAYFTELKTFLLAEKAAFPIYPKGADIFAAYNLTPYEKVKVVILGQDPYHGPNQAHGLAFSVQRGIAHPPSLQNIFKELRDDIGCDVPQHGTLEAWAEQGVFLLNTVLTVRAGQAHSHKEQGWERFTDATIKALSDGREKLVFILWGRPAQMKASLIDASRHHIITSPHPSPLSAYRGFFGSKPFSRTNAYLQSAGIAPIDWCLSDA; via the coding sequence ATGCAGATTGACCCCAAGATCGACTCCTCCTGGAAAGCAGTGCTGTCCTCGGAATTCGAGCAGGCCTATTTCACGGAACTCAAAACGTTTCTCCTCGCTGAGAAAGCTGCCTTTCCCATCTACCCGAAAGGTGCCGATATCTTTGCTGCATACAACCTGACACCCTATGAGAAAGTCAAAGTCGTTATCCTCGGGCAGGACCCCTACCATGGGCCGAACCAGGCGCACGGGCTTGCATTCTCCGTGCAGCGCGGCATAGCGCATCCGCCCTCCCTGCAGAACATCTTCAAGGAGCTCAGAGACGATATAGGCTGCGATGTTCCGCAGCACGGAACGCTGGAAGCATGGGCGGAGCAGGGGGTGTTTCTGCTCAATACGGTTTTGACCGTCCGAGCCGGGCAGGCGCATTCGCATAAAGAGCAGGGGTGGGAGCGTTTTACCGATGCGACCATCAAGGCCCTCAGCGACGGCCGGGAGAAGTTGGTCTTCATCCTCTGGGGCCGGCCTGCACAGATGAAAGCATCGCTGATCGATGCTTCACGCCATCACATCATTACCTCACCTCACCCCTCGCCGCTCTCCGCGTATAGAGGTTTTTTCGGTTCCAAACCTTTTTCACGGACCAATGCCTACCTGCAAAGCGCGGGCATCGCCCCGATCGACTGGTGTCTTTCAGATGCATGA
- a CDS encoding outer membrane protein transport protein codes for MTRTIKLAMAAAMALTATSAFATNGDNLMGLGAKARGMGGVGIATAFGAESGLANPALLSAVKSNEISFGGTLFMPKVDFESNAFAEAYSAATATPVMPVESDTSKADMSMIPEVALASRINDNVVVGIGMFGVAGMGTDYRDTLDPASGVSSNGSFGMRTNLQLMRFAVPVSYSNSGFSVGVAPMLQYGSLNIAYAMPLPTGGIDPQGSGVSEDFGFGYEVGVAYDAGAVGITGLTLGAKYQSSIDMTYDHTLEVTSQAFGLQGIDDHLEQPAEIGVGISYDILGSGNTIAFDYKQIRWADAKGYKEFEWDNQNVFSVGYQYERNNWAVRLGYNYAENPIQEQDGAAAGFTPAGMPVNYEGAVKNFFNLAGFPAVVESHITAGGTYSFTDMISVDAAFVYAPEVSFSYDTTAMGQGLAANMVLQNGGSPAQAGAAAAATGDSSADVKHSQTGVTVQLNYAF; via the coding sequence ATGACACGTACAATCAAACTGGCAATGGCTGCTGCAATGGCTCTGACTGCAACTTCGGCATTTGCAACAAACGGGGATAACCTTATGGGTCTCGGTGCTAAAGCACGCGGTATGGGTGGTGTAGGCATTGCCACCGCATTCGGTGCTGAAAGCGGTCTGGCTAACCCGGCACTGCTTTCTGCGGTCAAAAGCAATGAGATCTCTTTCGGTGGAACGCTCTTCATGCCAAAGGTTGATTTTGAATCCAACGCATTTGCAGAAGCTTACTCAGCAGCGACAGCTACTCCTGTCATGCCGGTAGAGTCTGATACCAGCAAAGCTGATATGAGTATGATTCCTGAGGTTGCTCTTGCTTCCCGTATCAATGACAACGTCGTTGTCGGTATCGGCATGTTCGGTGTAGCCGGTATGGGTACGGATTACCGTGATACGCTCGACCCTGCTAGCGGTGTCAGCAGCAACGGCTCTTTCGGTATGCGTACGAACCTGCAGCTGATGCGTTTCGCCGTACCGGTATCTTACAGCAATTCCGGCTTCAGTGTCGGTGTCGCCCCGATGCTGCAGTACGGTTCACTGAATATTGCTTATGCAATGCCGCTGCCTACAGGCGGTATTGATCCGCAGGGGTCCGGTGTCTCCGAAGATTTCGGTTTCGGTTATGAAGTCGGTGTTGCGTACGATGCAGGTGCAGTCGGCATCACGGGCCTGACACTGGGTGCCAAGTACCAGTCTTCTATCGATATGACTTATGACCATACGCTTGAAGTAACTTCCCAGGCATTCGGCCTGCAAGGTATCGATGACCATCTCGAGCAGCCGGCAGAGATCGGTGTCGGTATCAGCTATGACATCCTTGGAAGCGGCAACACGATCGCATTCGACTACAAGCAGATCCGCTGGGCGGATGCGAAGGGATATAAAGAGTTTGAATGGGACAACCAGAATGTCTTCTCCGTCGGTTACCAGTATGAGAGAAACAACTGGGCGGTCCGCCTCGGTTATAACTATGCAGAGAACCCGATTCAGGAGCAGGATGGAGCCGCAGCTGGTTTCACTCCGGCAGGAATGCCTGTCAATTATGAAGGTGCCGTCAAAAACTTCTTCAACCTCGCGGGGTTCCCGGCAGTTGTCGAATCACATATCACAGCCGGTGGTACCTACAGCTTTACAGACATGATTTCTGTCGATGCGGCCTTTGTCTATGCACCGGAAGTCAGCTTCTCCTACGACACAACTGCCATGGGTCAGGGGCTGGCTGCAAATATGGTCCTGCAAAACGGCGGTTCGCCTGCTCAGGCCGGTGCAGCGGCAGCAGCGACAGGTGACTCTTCAGCGGATGTCAAGCACTCCCAGACAGGTGTTACGGTACAGCTGAACTATGCGTTCTAA
- the xseA gene encoding exodeoxyribonuclease VII large subunit, with the protein MKAVSVSALNEQIKNLLETTFVQVAVEGELSRITYHNSGHIYFTLKDSGSALSGVMFRGNAAHLRFRLEEGLKVVVRGGITLYKPRGSYQINAQVIEPAGQGALALAYEQLKSRLSEEGLFDSERKKALPRYPKKIALITSATGAALQDMKRVAAHRWPLTELFVYDSIVQGEQAPFSLLAALNAADKAGYDVIVLSRGGGSMEDLWGFNDEALARAVAAAATPVVSAVGHEIDWVITDFVADLRAPTPSAAMQMLLPDQYEMMMSLDALQEQFDQRIAEKVQREMQSVLHLFERYKQHSVEQRIKEQSLLLVQLQQRYDQSIGYRLQQADALLDPMGVRLGQATMMLLNQKQSLLNALQSSMNAQDPKSKVMKGYAQVVKGGRPVSLCNVSEGDEIELMDSDYTAVAEVKSIRENSTNNK; encoded by the coding sequence GTGAAGGCGGTCTCCGTATCGGCCCTCAACGAACAGATCAAGAACCTTCTCGAGACGACCTTTGTCCAGGTCGCCGTCGAAGGCGAACTCTCCCGAATTACCTATCATAACAGCGGCCATATCTATTTTACCCTCAAAGACAGCGGTTCGGCGCTCAGCGGCGTCATGTTCCGAGGCAACGCGGCGCATCTGCGGTTCCGCCTCGAAGAGGGGCTCAAGGTCGTCGTCCGCGGCGGGATCACACTCTACAAACCGCGCGGCAGTTACCAAATCAATGCCCAGGTAATCGAACCGGCAGGGCAGGGGGCACTGGCACTGGCGTATGAACAGCTCAAATCGCGGCTTTCGGAGGAGGGGCTGTTCGACAGTGAACGGAAAAAAGCACTGCCGCGCTACCCCAAAAAGATTGCCTTGATCACCTCTGCTACCGGAGCGGCGCTCCAGGATATGAAACGGGTCGCGGCGCACCGCTGGCCGTTGACCGAGCTTTTCGTCTACGATAGCATCGTTCAGGGAGAACAGGCCCCGTTTTCACTGCTTGCCGCTTTGAATGCTGCCGACAAAGCCGGTTATGATGTCATTGTACTCAGCCGGGGCGGCGGAAGCATGGAAGACCTGTGGGGTTTTAATGATGAAGCATTGGCGAGGGCGGTTGCTGCGGCTGCGACACCCGTCGTTTCTGCCGTCGGGCACGAGATAGATTGGGTGATTACGGATTTTGTCGCCGATCTGCGGGCACCGACCCCTTCCGCGGCGATGCAGATGCTCCTTCCGGACCAATACGAGATGATGATGAGCCTTGACGCACTCCAGGAACAGTTTGATCAGCGCATTGCAGAAAAAGTGCAAAGGGAAATGCAAAGCGTGCTGCATCTGTTCGAACGCTATAAACAACACTCCGTCGAACAAAGAATTAAAGAGCAGTCACTACTGCTTGTGCAGCTGCAGCAGCGGTATGATCAGAGCATCGGCTATCGCTTGCAACAGGCCGATGCACTGCTTGACCCGATGGGGGTGCGACTGGGCCAGGCAACCATGATGCTATTAAACCAGAAACAGTCACTGCTGAACGCACTGCAGTCAAGTATGAATGCCCAGGATCCGAAAAGCAAAGTCATGAAAGGGTACGCCCAGGTCGTGAAAGGGGGAAGGCCCGTTTCCCTTTGTAATGTAAGCGAAGGTGATGAAATTGAGCTGATGGACAGCGACTATACGGCCGTTGCGGAAGTGAAATCCATCCGTGAAAACAGTACCAATAACAAGTAA